The Pseudomonas sp. PDM14 genomic interval GATGGAGATATGCAGGAAATCGAGCGGGCGCATGGGCGGCTAGCTTAGCCGATCAGCCCGCTCGGGCACAGGGCGGCTCAGGCTTTTGCAGCAGCCTTGGTGCGGGGACGCAGTTGCGCGGAGGCCAGCGCTTCGTCGCTGACACCGGTTTCCGAGCGCATGCCTGCGGCCAGAAACGGCACCATCAAGCGCATAACCTGCTCGATTGAGGTATCCACGCCGAAATCGGTTTCCGCGATGGCACGCAAGGCCTTGATCCCGGACATGCTGAAAGATGCAGCGCCGAGCATGAAGTGCACACGCCAGAACAACTCCAGCGGCGGAATGCGCGGGGCGGCCTCGTGCAGCAATACCAGATAGCGGCGAAATACCTTGCCGTACATGTCTTCCAGATAGCGCCGCAGGTGGCCCTGGCTCTGACTGAAAGCCAGGCCCAGCAAACGCATGAAGATGGACAGGTCGTTGCCGCTGCGCGGCTTAACCGCCAGCGCCTGCTCGACCAGCATTTCCAGAAGCTCTTCCAGGCTCGCCTTGCTCTCGGGCTTGGCCTGGCGACGATCCAGCTCACGCTCGAGACTG includes:
- a CDS encoding TetR/AcrR family transcriptional regulator, whose product is MAQSETVERILDAAEQLFAEKGFAETSLRLITSKAGVNLAAVNYHFGSKKALIQAVFSRFLGPFCVSLERELDRRQAKPESKASLEELLEMLVEQALAVKPRSGNDLSIFMRLLGLAFSQSQGHLRRYLEDMYGKVFRRYLVLLHEAAPRIPPLELFWRVHFMLGAASFSMSGIKALRAIAETDFGVDTSIEQVMRLMVPFLAAGMRSETGVSDEALASAQLRPRTKAAAKA